A segment of the Panacibacter ginsenosidivorans genome:
TTGTGGGTGTAAGAATAAAAACAGAGTTTGCATTAAACAATGAACAATTTGGGTGGGTGCTTGCAGCATTTGCATTAGCGTACGCTTTGTTTGAAATTCCTTCGGGTTTATTAGGTGATAAGATTGGCCCGAGGAAAGTTTTTATCCGTATTGTTTTATGGTGGTCGTTCTTTACTGCGTTAACAGGTTTTTCAACCGGATTAATATCACTCATTATAATTCGTTTTTTATTTGGAGTTGGAGAGTCAGGAACTTATCCAAATTGTTTGATCACGGTATCAAGATGGTTTCCTGTAAATGAAACCGGGCGTTCCTTAACGTGGGTTGGCATTGGTTCGCAGATAGGTTCTGCTATTGCACCACTTATCATTATTCCTTTAGCCGCTTCTTATGGATGGCGTATGCCTTTTTATGTAAATGCATTGATTGGCGTGGTGTGGGTTTTGATTTGTTATATATGGTTCAAAGATTTTCCTGCACAGATGCGTAATATTTCTGTGACAGAGAAAATATACATAGAAGATAACTGCAGGCATAGCAGGCATCGTAATTTAATCTCCTTAAAAATGATCTTAAAAAACCGCACTGTATGGATGATCATGTGTATGTATTTCTGTTTTCAGTGGTCTAATTATTTTTTCGTTGCATGGATGCCGGTCTATTTACAGGAAGGCAGACATTTTACAGAACAGCAAACAAGCCC
Coding sequences within it:
- a CDS encoding MFS transporter; translated protein: MKAFPYRYRVLVLLCSLTTLTYLDRICISIVGVRIKTEFALNNEQFGWVLAAFALAYALFEIPSGLLGDKIGPRKVFIRIVLWWSFFTALTGFSTGLISLIIIRFLFGVGESGTYPNCLITVSRWFPVNETGRSLTWVGIGSQIGSAIAPLIIIPLAASYGWRMPFYVNALIGVVWVLICYIWFKDFPAQMRNISVTEKIYIEDNCRHSRHRNLISLKMILKNRTVWMIMCMYFCFQWSNYFFVAWMPVYLQEGRHFTEQQTSPIIFSLFIAGIIGLLAGGFSGDWIVKKKGLKFGRRFVGVTGMGLCGCMIFLAALLKQNGLSAVCLVSANFSFSFAVMTSYAVCADIGRNNTGTVTGAMNFFGQMGAFFLALMFGKIADLTNSFNYPLFIVAFVTLGGSALWLIIDPTVQVSDTTTDATKYYS